AATCGGATCGACTCCGCCGACCCGCCGGTCGCTCGCGTCGCGCGGGACGGCGTCCGGGGCGAGCAAGAGCGGTGCCAGCAGGAAAAATCCCACGGCGGTCGCCAGTCCCGCGAGCAGGCCCGGGAGCGGCCCGGGAAAGACGAGATAGCCGACGACGCCGAGGCTCCCGCCGGCCGTGACGGCCAGGGCGAACCGGACCACTGCGACGCCGAAACTCCCGCCACTCGTCTCGTCGGCGGTCATACGCCTCCCGAGACGGCGGGGCCACTTAACCGGCCGGAAGCCGGTCGGTCAGGCCGCCCGGTGCTTGACCGTTCCGGAGGTCCCGACGAGTAGCGTGCCGACCGCCAGCGCGAGGACGCCGACCGGGAGCGTCAGCTCCGGAACGGTCTCGATCAGATCGAGCAGCGCGATCCCGACGACGAGCACGCCCAGTCCGAGTGTCACCGCACCCGCGAGCAATCTGGTGTCCATCCGTTCACCTCGGTCGTACTACGCGGCCGAGGCCTGAGAGGTTGTTTGCGGGATAGCCACAGATCGTTCCCGGCTAGTTGCCGATCCTGTCAGACGGCAGCAAACTGTTTAGGCACGGAGTGCGAACGTGGCGGGCAATGAGTCCGTTCGGCTCCTTCGATCTCGACGACGACGACCGGATGGCGATCTACCGCTACGTCGAACGGCACGGGGTCGTCGACACGAGCGAGGTCGCCGAACACGTCGGTATCGACCCCGAGACGTTCCGCCATCACGTCTCCATCCTGAAACGGGACGGGTACGTCCGCGAGACCACCGAGGGAAAACTCCGGATCCGCCTCGACTGCGGCGAGAGTGAGGAACACGAGACTGCTGGGCTGAACTACGCGATCAGGCCGGCCTGTCAGGCCGACGCGACGGGGCTGCTCGGGGTCGTCCGTGAGGTCGCCGACAAGCAGGTGCATCTGGTCGCCGAGAGCGTCGCCGAACTGATCGAGTACGACGACGCACTGCTCAGACACAACGCCGGCGAGACGCGTGTCTTCTTCGTCGCTACCGTCGAGGACGAGGTCGTCGGCTGGTGTCAGGTCGAGATCCCCCGCATGGCGAAGCTCTCCCACACCGCCGAGGTCACCGTCGGCGTCCTCGTCGAGTACCGGCGGTACAGCATCGGGAGCCACCTCCTCCAGCGCGGGATGGAGTGGGCCCGCGCCAACGGCTGTCGGCGCGTGTACAACTCTCTCCCCGAGACCAACGAACTCGCGGTCTCCTTCCTGCAGGAGAACGGCTGGCGCATCGAGGCCGTCCGGAACGATCACTTCGAGATCGACGGCGACCCAGTCGACGAGATCATGCTCGCCGCCGACCTCGATTAGCCCGTCCGGAACGAGTAATCCAGCGTGTCCGCCGAGTGCGTGAGGCTTCCCATCGAGATCACGTCGACGCCCGTCCCCGCGTAGTCCGGTACGTCCGCGACCGTGATCCCCCCGGAGGCTTCCGTCAGCGTGTCGTCGGCACGCTCGGCGAGCAGGTCGACCGCCTCCGCGGTCTGGTCGGGGCTCATGTTGTCCAGCAGCACGATGTCCGCGCCGGCATCGGCCGCCCGCGGCGCGTCTTCCGGATTTTCGACCTCGACTTCGATCTTCGTCGCGAAGGAGGCCCGCTCGCGGAAGTGCGAGACTGCGCCTTCGAGTCCCATCTCGGCGACGTGGTTGTCCTTGACCATCACCATGTGCGAGAGGTCGAGCCGGTGGGTGTCGCCGCCGCCCGCGACGACCGCGCGCTTCTCGATCCCGCGGAGGCCGGGCGTCGTCTTGCGGGTGGCCGCGATCCGCACGTCGTCGCTGACCTCCTGGGCCGCCGCCACCGCCCGTCGGGTCTTCGTCGCGATGCCCGAGGCGTGGCCCGCGATGTTCACCGCGACGCGCTCACCCCGCAGGACCTCGCGTGCGGAACCCGACACGCGCAGTACCGCTTCGCCGCGCTCGACGCGGTCGCCGGCCTCCGCGGCACGCTCGGCGGTCACGTCGAGGTAGTCGAAGACGGCGCAGGCGGCGTCGAGCCCGGCGACGACACCCGAATCCTTCGCGACGAGTCGCCCCGTTGTCTCCCCTGGGACCTCGTTGGTCACGTCGTGGTGGCCCAGATCCTCCCGGAGCCAGCCCTCGATTGTCGAATCTGGAATCATCAGTCGTCGGCCCGCGGTTCCGCCGGTTCGTCGCCGTCCGCGGCCGCTGTGTCGACGAGGTGGTGACAGCCGACCGACTCGCCGTTCTCGGCGGCCTGCCGGGCGATCAGCAGGGCCGTGACGCTGGCCGACCGGAGTTCGTACAGCGACCGCGAGGTCCGGGTCCGGGTGTAGGCGTCGACCTCGCCTTTCAGTCGCCGCAGGACCGACATCGCCCTGCCGAGGTCGTCGGAATCGCGCTCCAGCCCGACGTACTCGTCCATCACGCGCCGGAGGCGGTGGAACTTCTCCTCGGCGAACCGCTCGGGCAACTCGGGATCGCGTTCCAGCAGTTCGGGCGCTTCGATCACGTCGATCTCGTTGCCGGCCGCGTCCTCGCCTGCGCGCAGGCCCCAGACCAGCCCCTCCAGGAGCGAGGTGGAGGCCAGCCGGTTCGCGCCGTGGACGCCCGTGCGGGCACACTCCCCGACCGCGTAGAGTCGGTCGAGGCTGGATCGCCCGAGGTCGTCGACGTCGATCCCGCCACAGAGGAAGTGCTCGGCAGGCGCGACCGGGATGCCGTCTTCCCAGTCGACGCCGTGGTCCTCGCACTTCTCGACGAGGTCGGGGAACTCCCCGGCGAAATCGAGCGGACTCACGTCGAGCGTGACCTCGCCCGTCTCGTCGCGTTCGGTCTTGACCGCACGGGCCACCACGTCACGGGGCGCGAGTTCGGCGTCCGAGTGATAGTCGGGCATGAACCGCTCGCCACCGGGAGACTCCGTCTCCCGAGCCCCCGAGTCTGCCGACTCGGGGACGTCGCCGTTCCGGAGGACCGCACCTTCGCCGCGGACGGCTTCGCTGATCAGGAAGGGTTCGTCACCGCCGACGCACACTGTCGGATGGAACTGGACGTACTCCATGTCCGTGACCTCGGCTCCGGCAAGCGCGGCCATGGCGATGCCGTCGCCGGTCGAGCCGGCGGGGTTGGTCGTGCGCGGGTAGAGGTCGCCGATGCCGCCGGTGGCGAGGACGACCGCGCCCGCGTACGTGGGCTCGAAGTCCCCGTCGGACTCCAGCACCGCGCCGTGGACCCGGCCCTCGTGGCGGATCAGTTCGAGCGCGGCGGTGTCGTCCCGGATCGTCACGTCGTCGTGGGCGTCCAGATAGTTCAGGAAGGGGACGTGGACGTGTTTGCCCGTCGAGGCGTCGACGTGCAGGATGCGGTTCTTGGAGTGGGCGGCCTCGCGGCCGAAATCGAAGTCGTCCTCGCCGTCGCCGTCCGCGTCCATCCCCGTCGTGTCGAACTCGACATCGAGCGTCTCCAGCAGCACGTCCCCGACGGCGGCGTTGGCGTTCTCGACCAGCACGTCCACGGCCTCGGGATCGGCCGTGCCGCTGGATGCGTCGAGGATGTCCCGCTTGAACTGCTCGGGGTCGTCCCGCGCGATTGCGATGCCGCCCTGTGCCCACCACGAGGAGGCACCCTCGGGGCGGGTAGCCTTCGTCGCGACGGTCACGTCCGCGCCTTCGCGGGCGGCGGCGAGCGCGCTCGCGAGACCTGCAATCCCGGAGCCCACGACGAGCACGTCTGTTTCGTTGTGGTCTGTCATCGGTGGAGTTCAGATCTCCAGCATCCGGTCGAGGGCGACCTGTGCGAGCTCCTTCTCCTCGGGCGCGACCTCGATGACGTTGCGCTCGCGACCCTCGAGTAGTTCCTCCAGCACCCACGTCAGGTAGTTCGGGTCGATCTGGCGCATGGCGTTGCAGTCCATGCAGGCGTCGCCACAGAGGGGCAGGACCTCCACTTCGGGGTGCCAGCGGTCGAGGTGGTTGGCGAGGTGGATCTCCGTGCCGATGGCCCAGGTGTCGCCGGCTTCTGCGTTCGCGACGGTCTCACAGATCGTGGAGGTGGAGCCGACCACGTCGGCGGCCTCGACGACCTCCCGGCGACACTCGGGGTGAACGACCACGTTGGCGTCCGGGCGCTCCTCGCGCAACTCCTCGATGTGGCTCGCGCGGAACCGCTCGTGGACCTGGCAGTAGCCGTCCCAGAGGATGATATCGTTCTCGGCAGCCGCCTCGGCGTCTTTGCCCTCGGGGTCCCACGGGTCCCACTCGACGATCTCGTCTGCCATGTCGAGCCGGTGGGCCGTGTTCTCCCCGAGGTGCTTGTCGGGCAGGAACAGGACCTTCTCGCCCTTCTCGAAGGCGTACTCGAATGCCTTGTGGGCGTTCGAGGAGGTACAGACCAGTCCGCCCTGCTCGGCGCAGAAGGCCTTCAGGTCCGCGTAGCTGTTCATGTACGTGATCGGAACGATCTCGTCGTCGGTCGCGGCGGTGATCTCCGCCCACGCGGCGTCGACCTGCAGGGCCTCGGCCATGCCGGCCATCGGACAGGACGCCTCCATGCTCGGGAGGATCACGGACTGATCGTCGTCGGTGATGATGTCCGCGCTCTCGGCCATGAACGTCACGCCGCCGAAGATCACGTAGTCGGCGTCGGCCTCGGCAGCCTCCTTCGAGAGCTGGTAGGAGTCGCCCACGAAGTCGGCGTGCTCGACGATCTCCCGGCGCTGGTAGTTGTGCCCCAGGATGACCACGTCGTCGCCCAGCTCCGCCAGCGCGGCCTCGATGCGGTCCGTGCGCTCGCCCTCGTCGAGGTCCCGGTAGGCCGGCGGGAGCTGTTCTAAGTTGTCGTACTTGAAGAGACTCAGGTCCGTCTCGAACTCCGCTGTTTCCATTTTCGGCACGTGAACCACCGATTGGTGTTGACCAGTCTACGGTGCCCTGTATTGAAAAGATTATGCCTTCAATGTGCGAAACCGGTGGCATTCCGCGCAGATATTGCCGGTGGTTCGGATGTGACTGATCGAACGCGCCGATTCGGCGTCTCCGAGTCTCCGCTTTCCGCTGGGCTGACCGTTCCGGGCTGCGGACGAAAAGGAGGAGTAGAACCTGTGGTTACGAACGAACGAGCGACGACGCGGATACCAGACTCAGTTCAGGCGCTACAGATCCGGTGGAGGTCGTCCAGCGAGTCGATGTCCCAGGTGGGCCAGACGTTGAGTTCCCAGTCCGTCCTGTGGGGCCGGCGGATGAACGCCGAGTCGATGCCGGCGTTCTCGGCGGCCCGGATGTCGGACTCGTTGTCGCCGACGTACAGCGCCGAGTCGGCGTCGAGGTCGGCGAGGGCCCGCTCCAGATAGTGGGCGTTCGGTTTGCGGAGGTCGAGGCTCTCGATGGTCGCCTCGCGGCCGTACGCGGCGTCGAACAGCCCGTCCATGTCGAAGTGATCGAGCAGGAAATCGACCGTGGCCTGCTGGTTCGAGCTGACGATCCCCCGGTTGATGTCGAGGTCGGAGATCGTCGACACGTCACCGTAGGGCGTCTTCCGACCCGCCCGGGCCTCCTCCTGCTGGGCCTCGGACATCGTCCGGTCGCGGGTGCGCCAGAACGTGTCGGGGTCGAGATTATACGTGTCACAGACGGACGCGACCTGTGACGGGGTCGCGCCGATGGTCATGTCCTCGACGTGGTCGGGGTCCGGATCGGTCACGTCGAACTTCGCGAACGTCTCGGCAGTGGCCTCCCGGAGAACCTCGAAATGGGTCCGACCGACGAGGACACCGTCGTTGTCGAAAACGACGGTATCGTAAGTCATACTATCTGTCGGGGCGGCGGCGAGTTAAGCGTTTCCGATCACACATCTATCGGGCCCCGGACCGCCGCTACCTCGATCCTCCGGTCGGCCCGCTCGTCGGGTGACGGGCCCAGAGCCGATCCGTTCGCCCCGTGTGCCGTCGAGACGGCTCCGCTGGTCCCGCCTTCGGAAACGCTTAGGACGTACCCCCCACACCGTCGGGTATGACCGATCCGTCCGACCTCGCCCGTCGCCTCCGCGAGGGCGAACTGCGACTTCACGAACTTGACGACCACGCCGACCCCGAGACGGCCGCCGCGGCCCGCCGGGAATTCGTCGCGGGAGAGACCGACACCGACCTCGACACCGTCGGTGAGTACGCCTTCGACGCCGAGACCGCCGAACCGAACATCGAGAACATGATCGGTGGGACGCAGGTCCCCGTCGGCGTCGTCGGCCCCGTCGAGATCGACGGGGGCGCGGTCGAGGGCGAGCGCTACCTCCCGCTGGCCACCACCGAGGGCGCGCTGATCGCCAGCGTCAACCGCGGCTGTTCGGCCATCCGGGCGGCCGGTGGCGCGACCGCACGCGTCCTCAAGAACGGGATGACCCGCGCACCCGTGTTCACCGTCGAGGACGTGGGCGAGGCCGCGACCGTCGCCGCGTGGGTCCGGGAGAACACCGACCGACTGGCCGAAGCCGCCGAGTCCACTACCAGCCACGGCGAGTTGACCGACGTGACACCCTACGTCGTCGGGGATAGCGTCTTCCTGCGATTCACCTACGACACCAAAGACGCCATGGGGATGAACATGGCCACTATCGCCACCGAGGAGGCCTGCGGCGTGGTCGAGGCGGAGACGCCCGCGTCGCTCGTCGCGCTGTCGGGCAACCTCTGTACCGACAAGAAACCCGCGGCGATCAACGCCGTGGAGGGCCGCGGTCGCACCGTCGCCGCCGACGTGTTCATCCCCCACGACCTCGTCGAGGAGCGGTTCAAGACGACCGCCGACGCCATCGCCGAGGCCAACACCCGCAAGAACCTCGTCGGCAGCGCCAAGGCAGGGAGCCTGGGATTCAACGCCCACGCCGCAAACACCGTCGCCGCGGCCTTCCTCGCGCTGGGCCAGGACATCGCCCAGGTGGTCGAGGGATCGAACGCCATCACGACCGTCGAGGAGCGCGACGAGGGACTGTACGCCAGCCTGACTATCGCCTCGCTGGAGGTCGGCACCGTCGGCGGCGGGACCGGCCTCGCCACGCAGGCCGAAGCCCTCGACGTGGTCGGCGTCACAGGCGGCGGAGATCCGGCGGGGAGCAACGCCGACGCGCTCGCGGAGGTGATCGCGACCGCCGCACTGGCCGGCGAACTCTCACTGCTCGCCGCGCTCGCCTCTCGCCACCTCTCCTCGGCTCACGAGGAACTGGGTCGGTAGGTCACTTTCGGCACTCCGCCACACGCTACCGGCGGGGAACTCGGCCGCCAGTTATCGCCCGGTGACGCGTTCGGTCGGGACGATCTCCCTGAGGCGCTGGGCGTCCCCGAAGATGCCGAGGACGACCAGCGCGGCGCCCAGCGCGAGCACCGCGACGAGCAGCGGGATGTACGCGCCGGAAAGCAACGGCTCCAGCAGCCAGTCGACGAACAGCAGTCCCCAGGCCACCGCCAGACAGCCGAAGCCGGCGGCCTGCAGACCGTGCCCGAGGACGTAGTGGTACCCCCCGCCGAGCGCGAACCCAGCGACGAACAGCGCCTGTCCGATCCGGTGGAGACCGATCGGACCGACCGAGGGGTGGCCGGCGCTCCCCGCGAGCACGACGACGATCGCCCCGACGGCGATCGCGGCCCCCGCCGCGAGAAGAAGAACCTCGGCTGACTCGGGACGCTCCTCGACCATAGCGGTGTGCCAACGTCTCGCATATTAAAATCCACAGTCGGCGGACGGACAGCTCTCTTCGCTGTCAGTCGCGCTCGGCGCGGCTCACAGGAGCCGGTAGGTGCCGCCGCTCTCGGTCACCTCGCCCCGGCGGACGAGTTTTTCGAGGGCGTCCCGGACGTACGCCGCCGGCACGCCGCGCTCGGTTGCGTAGTCGACCACGCTCGCCGCTGTCGGTTCGTCCTGCTCCCGCAGTGCGGCCAGTACCGTCTCCTTGCGACTCCGCCCGCCTCCGGCACCCTGCTCGGCTCGGGCGGCCGCGGCCCCGACCTCGTCGGTGTCGACGCCCGATCCTTCGAGGTACTCCTCGTCGTCGACCCCGGCCTCGTCCAGATACCGCTCCATCTCGGCGAAGGAATCGAGGTCGGCGAAGGCGTCCTCGCGGCCCTGGCGTTTGGCCAGCATCGCCGCCCGGACCTCGCGGGCGTGGTCCGGGTCCTCGGTCGTGACGAACTGCTTGAGCTTCTCGAACTTCCGGCTCGTCCCACACCGCGGACACTCCGACCGCTCTGGACGGCCCTCGACGACCCGGAGCGCGTCGCACTCGCTACACCCGACCACCGCGTACATGGTCGTCACTGGGTCCCGTTCCGGGAAGAATCCACCGCCCCGGGCGCAGTCAGTCGGCCCGCTCGGTCTCTCCACCTTCGCCCACGCTCTCGAACGGATCGGGCCCGGCCCTGAAGAAGGCCTCCATCGGTGCGTCCAGCCCCGGCGGATCCTCGAGCCTGATAGTCGCCTGCGAGACCTCGTCACCGATGGACAGTCGCGTGTCGGGATCCGGCGGCGACCGGGTCAGCGTCGCCGTGGGTTCGTACTCGCCGGGCTTCAACGAGAGGTAGACGGTGTCGCCCGGTTCGATCGGCCGGTCGGTCCGAACCGTGTGTTCCCGCAGTTCGATCGAGAACTCGACGGTCGTGTTCGCGGGGAGCGTCGGCCCGCCGGTAACCTGAAGTTCGACAGCGGTGTCGTTGGCCGCCATCGCGGTCCGACCCCGGAGTACATTCTCGGCCCACGACGGCCGCGGCACCCGCTCGACGTCGGTCGTCGACGTGATATCGAACGACGTGGGTGGTTCGTCGCCAGCGGTCACCGTCCCGGTCGCCCGGCGGATCAGCCCGCGCTCGTCGACCAGCAGGGTCACGTCGTAGCGATCGTAGGCACCGGCCATCCCCGACGATTTCGCGTCGTCGGCTTCCAGCCGAACCACTCGATCGCCGCGGTACGTGGTCGTCCCGTCGCGTTCGAACTGCCCGGACCCGATGTAGACGGCCACGCCGAAATCGATACTGCCGGCCGAGGACACGACTCCCGTCCGGTCGTAGCTGAAGGTGTAGCGCTCCTCACCCCAGCGCTCGTGTTCGACCGACCACGTCCGGTCGGTCGACTGGTAGGTGGTCGACGGGAAGGAGCCGCGACTCCGGTCCAGCAGGTGCGACTCGTTGCGGACGGTCGTGGTGTTCGAGTCGACCGTCCCGTTCGAGCGCGTCAGGTAGTGCTGTCGACTCGCGTTCCCGTCGAGCGTCTCGAAGTGTGCGTTCAGCAGGGCCGATTCGTTGACGCTCCCGTCGGCTGCCACGCCCGGAACGGTCGGACCGTCGACCGCGTCGCCGCCGTCGTTCGACTCGTCGTCACCCGTGGGGTCGGGCGTCGCCGTCGGATCGCCCGCCAGGCCGGAACACCCGGCGAGGACGAGGACCAGCGCCAGCACGCAGTGTCGATACATTACCCCACCTGTCGGCGGATCGACCAAAACCGTTCCGGGTGGCGACACGGAGCACAAAATATTCCCCGGCCTCGTCGGAACCGGTGGATATGCGTCAGCCCTCCCTGTTCGCCCTCGGGGCCAGTGGCTTCGTCGCCGGCACGGTCGGGACGGCTCTCGTACTGGTCGCCCTCACACCAGCCCCGGTCGTCGCCGGCGGCATCGCGGCCGCGCTCTTTCTGGCTGTCACAGCTATTACCACGCCCCTGTCGACCCCTGCCCGCGTCGAGCGGTTCCAGTCCCTGCGCGCCCAGATCCCGGTGGTCGTCGTCCCGGTCGTCCTGACGGCCGCCGTCGTGACCGTCCACTACGGCCTCCTCGGTCCCGGCCGGGACGTGTTCGGACCCGGGATGGTCGGTGTCGGTGTC
This Halorientalis sp. IM1011 DNA region includes the following protein-coding sequences:
- a CDS encoding GNAT family N-acetyltransferase, which produces MSPFGSFDLDDDDRMAIYRYVERHGVVDTSEVAEHVGIDPETFRHHVSILKRDGYVRETTEGKLRIRLDCGESEEHETAGLNYAIRPACQADATGLLGVVREVADKQVHLVAESVAELIEYDDALLRHNAGETRVFFVATVEDEVVGWCQVEIPRMAKLSHTAEVTVGVLVEYRRYSIGSHLLQRGMEWARANGCRRVYNSLPETNELAVSFLQENGWRIEAVRNDHFEIDGDPVDEIMLAADLD
- the nadC gene encoding carboxylating nicotinate-nucleotide diphosphorylase — encoded protein: MIPDSTIEGWLREDLGHHDVTNEVPGETTGRLVAKDSGVVAGLDAACAVFDYLDVTAERAAEAGDRVERGEAVLRVSGSAREVLRGERVAVNIAGHASGIATKTRRAVAAAQEVSDDVRIAATRKTTPGLRGIEKRAVVAGGGDTHRLDLSHMVMVKDNHVAEMGLEGAVSHFRERASFATKIEVEVENPEDAPRAADAGADIVLLDNMSPDQTAEAVDLLAERADDTLTEASGGITVADVPDYAGTGVDVISMGSLTHSADTLDYSFRTG
- a CDS encoding L-aspartate oxidase, translating into MTDHNETDVLVVGSGIAGLASALAAAREGADVTVATKATRPEGASSWWAQGGIAIARDDPEQFKRDILDASSGTADPEAVDVLVENANAAVGDVLLETLDVEFDTTGMDADGDGEDDFDFGREAAHSKNRILHVDASTGKHVHVPFLNYLDAHDDVTIRDDTAALELIRHEGRVHGAVLESDGDFEPTYAGAVVLATGGIGDLYPRTTNPAGSTGDGIAMAALAGAEVTDMEYVQFHPTVCVGGDEPFLISEAVRGEGAVLRNGDVPESADSGARETESPGGERFMPDYHSDAELAPRDVVARAVKTERDETGEVTLDVSPLDFAGEFPDLVEKCEDHGVDWEDGIPVAPAEHFLCGGIDVDDLGRSSLDRLYAVGECARTGVHGANRLASTSLLEGLVWGLRAGEDAAGNEIDVIEAPELLERDPELPERFAEEKFHRLRRVMDEYVGLERDSDDLGRAMSVLRRLKGEVDAYTRTRTSRSLYELRSASVTALLIARQAAENGESVGCHHLVDTAAADGDEPAEPRADD
- the nadA gene encoding quinolinate synthase NadA yields the protein METAEFETDLSLFKYDNLEQLPPAYRDLDEGERTDRIEAALAELGDDVVILGHNYQRREIVEHADFVGDSYQLSKEAAEADADYVIFGGVTFMAESADIITDDDQSVILPSMEASCPMAGMAEALQVDAAWAEITAATDDEIVPITYMNSYADLKAFCAEQGGLVCTSSNAHKAFEYAFEKGEKVLFLPDKHLGENTAHRLDMADEIVEWDPWDPEGKDAEAAAENDIILWDGYCQVHERFRASHIEELREERPDANVVVHPECRREVVEAADVVGSTSTICETVANAEAGDTWAIGTEIHLANHLDRWHPEVEVLPLCGDACMDCNAMRQIDPNYLTWVLEELLEGRERNVIEVAPEEKELAQVALDRMLEI
- a CDS encoding HAD family hydrolase; protein product: MTYDTVVFDNDGVLVGRTHFEVLREATAETFAKFDVTDPDPDHVEDMTIGATPSQVASVCDTYNLDPDTFWRTRDRTMSEAQQEEARAGRKTPYGDVSTISDLDINRGIVSSNQQATVDFLLDHFDMDGLFDAAYGREATIESLDLRKPNAHYLERALADLDADSALYVGDNESDIRAAENAGIDSAFIRRPHRTDWELNVWPTWDIDSLDDLHRICSA
- the hmgA gene encoding hydroxymethylglutaryl-CoA reductase (NADPH); the protein is MTDPSDLARRLREGELRLHELDDHADPETAAAARREFVAGETDTDLDTVGEYAFDAETAEPNIENMIGGTQVPVGVVGPVEIDGGAVEGERYLPLATTEGALIASVNRGCSAIRAAGGATARVLKNGMTRAPVFTVEDVGEAATVAAWVRENTDRLAEAAESTTSHGELTDVTPYVVGDSVFLRFTYDTKDAMGMNMATIATEEACGVVEAETPASLVALSGNLCTDKKPAAINAVEGRGRTVAADVFIPHDLVEERFKTTADAIAEANTRKNLVGSAKAGSLGFNAHAANTVAAAFLALGQDIAQVVEGSNAITTVEERDEGLYASLTIASLEVGTVGGGTGLATQAEALDVVGVTGGGDPAGSNADALAEVIATAALAGELSLLAALASRHLSSAHEELGR
- a CDS encoding DUF5817 domain-containing protein; translation: MYAVVGCSECDALRVVEGRPERSECPRCGTSRKFEKLKQFVTTEDPDHAREVRAAMLAKRQGREDAFADLDSFAEMERYLDEAGVDDEEYLEGSGVDTDEVGAAAARAEQGAGGGRSRKETVLAALREQDEPTAASVVDYATERGVPAAYVRDALEKLVRRGEVTESGGTYRLL